From Gammaproteobacteria bacterium:
CCCGAATCCCCTATACTCGATCGCCGCTACGTACCATACGGACCGAACACCTATGCATCGAACCGCTCACAGCAAACACCGCCATGCCGGCTTCACCCTCATCGAGGTGATGGTGGTGGTGGTCATTCTCGGCATCCTCGCGGCCATCGTCGTGCCACGTATCATGGACCGGCCGGACGAGGCGCGTATCACCAAGGCCCGGCAGGACGTCCGTACGCTGGAATCGGCGCTGAACCTGTACCGCCTGGACAACTACAACTATCCGACCACCGATCAGGGTCTGGAGGCGCTGGTGCAGCGGCCGACCTCGCCAGAACCGCCCCACTGGAA
This genomic window contains:
- the gspG gene encoding type II secretion system major pseudopilin GspG — encoded protein: MHRTAHSKHRHAGFTLIEVMVVVVILGILAAIVVPRIMDRPDEARITKARQDVRTLESALNLYRLDNYNYPTTDQGLEALVQRPTSPEPPHWKEGGYVDRLPMDPWQRPYQYLSPGVHGAIDIYSPGPDGQPGTDDDIGNWMLR